The following proteins come from a genomic window of Populus alba chromosome 12, ASM523922v2, whole genome shotgun sequence:
- the LOC118046276 gene encoding thaumatin-like protein, with translation MAVMLRSLLALLLFTSIFSHISEVSSTTITLHNKCAHPVWPGIQPSAGKPILARGGFKLPPNKAYTLHIPPLWSGRFWGRHGCSFDASGRGRCATGDCGGSLYCNGIGGTPPATLAEITLGNEQDFYDVSLVDGYNLAISITPFKGSGKCSYAGCVSDLNLMCPSGLQVRSRDNRSVVACKSACFAFNSPRYCCTGRFGTPQACKPTAYSRIFKAACPKAYSYAYDDPTSIATCTRGNYLVTFCHHR, from the exons ATGGCAGTAATGCTGAGATCTCTGCTTGCTCTTTTGCTCTTCACTTCAATATTCTCCCACATTTCAG AGGTCtcatcaacaacaataacactACACAACAAGTGCGCGCATCCAGTGTGGCCAGGTATCCAACCAAGTGCAGGAAAACCCATATTGGCCCGTGGAGGCTTCAAGCTCCCACCCAACAAGGCATACACTCTCCACATCCCACCACTCTGGTCCGGCCGTTTCTGGGGTCGCCATGGCTGCTCCTTCGATGCCTCCGGGCGTGGCCGCTGTGCCACTGGAGACTGCGGTGGCTCCCTCTACTGCAATGGCATTGGAGGCACCCCACCTGCCACACTAGCAGAAATCACCCTAGGCAATGAACAAGATTTCTATGACGTTAGCCTTGTAGATGGCTACAATCTTGCAATCTCAATAACCCCATTTAAAGGATCCGGGAAATGTAGCTATGCAGGGTGTGTCAGTGACTTGAACTTGATGTGTCCATCAGGGTTACAGGTCAGGTCAAGAGATAACAGGAGTGTTGTGGCCTGCAAGAGTGCttgttttgctttcaattcTCCAAGGTATTGCTGTACTGGTAGATTTGGAACCCCGCAAGCTTGCAAGCCGACAGCCTATTCCAGGATATTCAAGGCAGCTTGCCCTAAGGCCTACTCTTATGCCTACGATGATCCTACAAGCATTGCAACTTGCACTCGTGGGAATTATTTGGTCACTTTCTGTCATCACCGCTGA